In one window of Candidatus Polarisedimenticolia bacterium DNA:
- a CDS encoding RNA chaperone Hfq has protein sequence MRGHQTKRGDEMIHRKLIRPNLSDLKEKMTGPPAAHRPPRKQAPPEQTNAEAFYYLKQMNAKTQMVVVLNDGEQLHGVIEWYDKTCIKVNRDNAPNLLVNKHSIKYMYKLDEASGSKGESDEGY, from the coding sequence GTGAGAGGGCACCAAACCAAGCGAGGTGACGAGATGATCCACCGCAAGCTCATCCGTCCGAATCTGTCCGACTTGAAGGAGAAGATGACCGGGCCCCCGGCGGCGCACCGGCCGCCGCGCAAGCAGGCGCCGCCGGAGCAGACGAACGCGGAGGCTTTCTACTATCTCAAGCAGATGAACGCCAAGACCCAGATGGTCGTCGTGCTGAACGACGGCGAGCAGCTGCACGGCGTGATCGAGTGGTACGACAAGACCTGCATCAAGGTCAACCGGGACAACGCGCCGAACCTCCTGGTCAACAAGCACTCCATCAAATACATGTACAAGCTCGACGAGGCCTCCGGCTCGAAGGGCGAGTCGGACGAGGGTTACTGA
- a CDS encoding peptidyl-prolyl cis-trans isomerase produces MRRLLRPAVLGALLAGAAACLPARAEIVEEIVAKVNNSIITRTQFEERLALYEEQLGRKYSGSELAAKVDAASDELLHNMIIETLLVQRGDVLLDMEKVRKNLLDDFKKQQKIASDDELDRLLKEQNMSRQDLLDALTRLSIPQEIINYEVRRKISVSDKDMQAYYNEHRQEFVRPERVLFREIVILFEEGNKADAKARAEAARRELDSGADFGEVAGRESGVSSKERGGLVGPFAHGELRPEIEKVVFSIKPGELAGPIESTRAFHIIRLETREPEEVTPLADAKESITEKVRDTRFKENLETYLEGLWKENYIYVFPRYGDSEFRPTTDIPGTEPEKPEPGIEPEKPTPEPEKPEN; encoded by the coding sequence ATGCGGCGTCTGCTCCGTCCGGCGGTGCTGGGGGCCCTGCTCGCGGGGGCGGCGGCCTGTCTTCCCGCGCGCGCCGAGATCGTCGAGGAGATCGTCGCCAAGGTGAACAACTCGATCATCACGCGCACCCAGTTCGAGGAGCGCCTGGCGCTGTACGAGGAGCAGCTGGGCCGGAAATATTCCGGCAGCGAGCTGGCAGCCAAGGTGGACGCCGCCTCCGACGAGCTGCTGCACAACATGATCATCGAGACGCTGCTGGTCCAGCGCGGCGACGTGCTTCTCGACATGGAGAAGGTGCGCAAGAACCTGCTGGATGACTTCAAGAAGCAGCAGAAGATCGCCTCCGACGACGAGCTCGACCGGCTCCTGAAGGAGCAGAACATGAGCCGCCAGGACCTGCTCGATGCGCTGACGCGGCTGTCGATCCCGCAGGAGATCATCAACTACGAGGTGCGCCGGAAGATCAGCGTCTCCGACAAGGACATGCAGGCCTACTACAACGAGCACCGCCAGGAGTTCGTCCGGCCCGAGCGGGTGCTGTTCCGTGAGATCGTGATCCTCTTCGAGGAAGGCAACAAGGCGGACGCCAAGGCGCGCGCCGAAGCGGCGCGGCGCGAGCTGGACTCCGGCGCCGATTTCGGCGAGGTGGCGGGCCGCGAGTCGGGGGTGTCGAGCAAGGAGCGGGGAGGCCTGGTTGGGCCGTTTGCCCACGGCGAGCTGCGCCCCGAGATCGAGAAGGTGGTCTTCTCCATCAAGCCCGGCGAGCTGGCCGGACCGATCGAGTCGACGCGCGCCTTCCACATCATCCGTCTGGAGACCCGCGAGCCCGAGGAGGTGACGCCCCTCGCCGACGCCAAGGAATCGATCACCGAGAAGGTGAGGGACACGCGCTTCAAGGAGAACCTCGAGACCTATCTCGAAGGCCTGTGGAAGGAAAACTACATCTACGTCTTTCCGCGCTACGGCGACTCGGAGTTCCGCCCGACGACGGATATTCCCGGGACCGAGCCGGAAAAGCCGGAGCCAGGGATCGAGCCGGAGAAGCCGACACCCGAGCCGGAGAAGCCGGAGAATTGA
- a CDS encoding peptidyl-prolyl cis-trans isomerase: protein MKAAPPHRFRTFFAVLLQAAVALGCSRGRAEAPAVTLNGEGIPYSDFESYLKASFGEEPPQRDDAETLSRLLDQFIEERLLLQKAEQERLSVGEEQVDAFLSGLGSGPGSGKKEDGGLREQVRRDLLIQEFKDRVLLKDLKVAPEEIEAYFQGHPAEFRQSRVIVLRQILLEEAADAKRVGDELRTDPARFALLAQRASLSPDKGQPRSFEEDELPAEVREAVASLAPGQVSGQVAGEGKFRFFQVVDRQEAKTQSLEEARRRIEVLLMQQKAEAALAQVLQEARHEAKVEVHRANLPFKYQGEVGG, encoded by the coding sequence ATGAAAGCGGCACCCCCTCATCGCTTCCGCACGTTCTTCGCGGTCCTCCTGCAGGCGGCCGTGGCCCTGGGCTGCTCGCGTGGCCGCGCCGAGGCGCCGGCGGTGACGCTCAACGGCGAAGGGATCCCTTACTCCGATTTCGAGTCGTACCTCAAGGCCAGCTTCGGGGAGGAGCCGCCGCAACGCGACGATGCCGAGACCCTGAGCCGCCTGCTGGACCAGTTCATCGAGGAACGGCTGCTGCTGCAGAAGGCGGAGCAGGAGCGGCTGTCGGTGGGTGAGGAGCAGGTCGACGCGTTCCTGTCCGGACTGGGGAGCGGCCCCGGCTCGGGGAAGAAAGAAGACGGCGGCCTGCGCGAGCAGGTGCGGCGCGATCTGCTGATCCAGGAGTTCAAGGACCGCGTCCTGCTGAAGGACCTGAAGGTGGCGCCGGAAGAAATCGAAGCCTATTTCCAGGGGCATCCCGCGGAGTTCCGGCAATCCCGGGTCATCGTCCTGCGCCAGATCCTCCTAGAGGAGGCGGCCGACGCGAAGCGGGTGGGCGACGAGCTGCGCACCGACCCGGCCCGCTTCGCGCTCCTCGCGCAGCGCGCCTCGCTGTCGCCCGACAAGGGGCAGCCCCGCTCCTTCGAGGAAGACGAGCTGCCGGCCGAGGTGCGTGAGGCGGTCGCCTCGCTCGCTCCCGGCCAGGTCAGCGGCCAGGTGGCGGGCGAAGGGAAGTTCCGCTTCTTCCAGGTGGTGGACCGGCAGGAGGCCAAGACCCAGAGCCTCGAGGAGGCGCGCCGGCGCATCGAGGTCCTGCTGATGCAGCAGAAGGCCGAGGCGGCGCTGGCTCAGGTGCTGCAGGAAGCCCGGCACGAGGCGAAGGTGGAGGTGCATCGCGCCAATCTGCCGTTCAAGTACCAGGGAGAGGTGGGAGGATGA